In Betaproteobacteria bacterium, a single window of DNA contains:
- a CDS encoding TPM domain-containing protein, with product MNVGRWLRHLVSGPLSVSAAFPAAAMAAIEAEIRATEATHLGEIVFAVQGALDGQRLMRGISARERALEVFSELRVWDTEHRNGVLVYLLLADRDVEIVADRGIHRPCGAEAWEEICHAMEEEFRAGRFEAGAIRGIREIGAHLTRHFPGDGTRSNELSDRPVVL from the coding sequence ATGAACGTCGGTCGCTGGCTTCGACACCTCGTGAGCGGACCCTTGAGCGTGAGCGCTGCGTTCCCGGCTGCCGCGATGGCAGCCATCGAAGCGGAGATACGCGCAACCGAGGCAACCCACCTGGGCGAAATCGTGTTCGCGGTGCAGGGCGCACTCGATGGGCAACGCCTGATGCGCGGCATCAGTGCGCGCGAACGGGCACTCGAGGTCTTCTCCGAACTGCGTGTGTGGGACACCGAACATCGCAACGGCGTACTCGTTTACCTGCTGCTCGCCGATCGCGATGTCGAGATCGTCGCCGATCGCGGCATTCACAGACCCTGTGGTGCCGAAGCGTGGGAGGAGATCTGCCACGCGATGGAGGAGGAGTTTCGCGCCGGGCGCTTCGAGGCCGGTGCCATACGCGGCATCCGCGAGATCGGCGCACATCTCACCCGTCATTTTCCTGGCGACGGCACCCGCAGCAACGAGCTGAGCGACCGGCCGGTCGTGCTCTGA